A genomic window from Candidatus Pelagisphaera phototrophica includes:
- a CDS encoding AAA family ATPase produces MNTLHIVMGAPAAGKTTYAKRLAKEKKASLIDIDSATERVVQAGLDLATKNPDDRDSPFFKDSFRAPIYETLFAIAKDNLCHNSVILVGPFTLEARDANWLENLKLRFGTSVCAHFITCDPETRHQRMAKRGNPRDLVKLEDWENYIQYYRGDNPPAFPHKYVNTSS; encoded by the coding sequence ATGAATACGCTGCACATCGTCATGGGAGCTCCCGCAGCAGGCAAAACGACTTACGCCAAGCGATTGGCGAAAGAAAAAAAGGCCTCCCTCATCGACATTGACTCTGCCACTGAACGGGTCGTTCAAGCCGGGCTGGATTTGGCGACAAAAAACCCCGACGATCGAGATAGCCCGTTCTTTAAAGACTCTTTTCGAGCGCCTATTTACGAAACCCTATTCGCCATCGCCAAAGACAATCTTTGCCACAATAGTGTCATCTTGGTGGGTCCGTTCACCCTCGAGGCTCGCGACGCCAACTGGCTGGAGAATCTGAAATTGAGATTTGGTACGAGCGTTTGCGCTCATTTCATCACTTGTGATCCGGAGACGAGGCACCAACGAATGGCTAAACGAGGAAACCCTCGAGACCTAGTGAAACTGGAAGACTGGGAAAACTATATCCAGTACTATAGGGGCGACAATCCACCCGCATTTCCGCATAAATACGTTAATACGAGCTCCTAG
- a CDS encoding class I SAM-dependent methyltransferase, giving the protein MRLTPDIIGLIKDYREDSPETVALMSKRYPDLPMAFVAQQVKARQRIRKKLPRWYANESIVFPHSLSLEQCSSEYAAEYKAGLLEGATIADLTGGFGVDAIAFSERFKCVFHIERNRELSEMVAQNVLVLGKESQVETFADDGLDWLDKYSGRLDVVYLDPARRDNRSLKVSALEDCEPNLKQYWKILLKKSGKVAVKLSPGLDVDRIIASLPHIFEIHILSIENECKECFCIAREEHAGEPEIVCVNRLNDSNWDTFMFKRSEEKASQGSYSMYSKFLYEPNASIMKGGGFKTLGDRLGLELLHPRTRFYSSEQMIEGFPGKVFEILDSGELQKKGATAMFPEGQANVLARNAGLSSPDLKRKLGLRDGGDLFAIGIMDVGGRRRLLKCRKVERS; this is encoded by the coding sequence ATGAGACTGACACCGGATATCATTGGGCTCATTAAGGATTATCGGGAAGATTCTCCGGAAACGGTGGCTTTGATGTCCAAGCGCTATCCGGATTTGCCGATGGCCTTTGTGGCCCAACAGGTTAAAGCCCGTCAGAGAATTCGTAAGAAGCTGCCGCGTTGGTATGCGAACGAGTCGATCGTCTTTCCGCACAGTCTCTCTTTAGAGCAGTGCTCCTCGGAATATGCGGCGGAATACAAGGCCGGCCTGCTAGAAGGAGCGACGATTGCCGATTTAACCGGAGGCTTTGGAGTGGATGCGATCGCATTTTCGGAGAGATTTAAATGCGTTTTCCATATCGAACGAAATCGTGAACTTTCGGAAATGGTCGCTCAAAACGTATTAGTTCTAGGGAAAGAGTCCCAGGTCGAGACTTTTGCTGACGATGGGCTAGACTGGTTGGATAAATACTCGGGTAGGTTGGATGTGGTTTATCTGGATCCTGCGAGGCGGGATAATCGCAGCTTGAAAGTTTCTGCTCTGGAGGATTGCGAACCGAACTTGAAGCAATATTGGAAAATACTTCTGAAAAAAAGTGGAAAGGTAGCGGTTAAACTTTCACCCGGTTTGGATGTAGACAGGATCATCGCAAGTTTACCCCATATTTTCGAAATCCACATTCTTTCGATAGAGAATGAATGCAAAGAATGCTTCTGCATCGCTAGGGAAGAGCATGCGGGCGAACCCGAAATCGTATGCGTTAACCGGCTCAATGATTCCAACTGGGATACGTTTATGTTTAAGAGATCTGAAGAGAAGGCGTCACAGGGCAGTTACTCTATGTATTCTAAATTTTTATATGAGCCTAATGCGTCGATAATGAAAGGGGGAGGTTTCAAAACTTTGGGCGATAGGCTAGGCTTGGAATTGCTGCATCCGAGAACGCGCTTCTATTCGTCAGAACAGATGATTGAGGGATTCCCCGGAAAAGTCTTTGAGATTCTGGATTCGGGAGAGCTACAGAAGAAAGGCGCTACGGCAATGTTTCCAGAAGGCCAAGCAAATGTCCTGGCTAGGAATGCGGGTTTATCGAGTCCCGATTTGAAGCGAAAGCTGGGTTTGAGAGACGGTGGGGACTTGTTCGCCATCGGAATTATGGACGTGGGAGGAAGGCGGCGCTTGCTAAAATGCCGAAAGGTGGAAAGGTCCTAG
- a CDS encoding SDR family oxidoreductase, which translates to METNGYPTVFSGKTALLTSSTIAIGRAIAPGFILATMTETMLRVERRKSLEEIVPIGRMGDETEIARFTAFMVSDLNSYLVGQTMTVDGGVSVSPGFF; encoded by the coding sequence ATGGAAACAAATGGGTACCCGACTGTGTTTTCTGGAAAAACGGCACTGTTGACAAGTTCCACGATAGCGATCGGGAGGGCGATCGCCCCTGGATTTATACTGGCGACCATGACGGAAACCATGCTGAGGGTGGAGAGGCGCAAAAGTTTAGAAGAAATCGTGCCGATCGGCAGGATGGGCGACGAAACTGAAATCGCTCGTTTTACCGCCTTTATGGTTTCGGATCTTAATAGCTACCTGGTTGGTCAGACGATGACCGTTGATGGTGGCGTTTCCGTAAGCCCTGGGTTTTTTTGA
- a CDS encoding HugZ family protein, with product MSEEFETARIEMDSLIESVQSVILASVDGAGDPLSSYAPVFVDESCRFYIYISSIAKHTSQIRRSKRASVMLIEDESVTENLFARKRLTVDCQALIVDRDSSDWMHIISKMESRHGETMSYLKELVDFDLFKLTPGEGRLVLGFGRAYEVSGESLKDIGYVGGGGHRSK from the coding sequence GTGTCAGAGGAATTTGAAACCGCTCGTATTGAAATGGATTCGCTGATCGAATCTGTGCAAAGCGTGATTCTTGCATCCGTGGATGGGGCGGGTGATCCGCTTTCTAGTTATGCGCCCGTCTTCGTGGACGAGAGTTGCCGATTCTATATCTACATCAGTTCGATAGCAAAGCACACATCACAAATCCGCCGTTCCAAAAGAGCGAGTGTTATGCTTATCGAAGACGAGTCGGTGACTGAGAACCTATTTGCTCGGAAGCGGTTGACGGTCGATTGCCAGGCGTTGATCGTCGATCGTGATTCTTCGGATTGGATGCACATCATATCCAAGATGGAGTCGCGCCATGGAGAAACGATGAGCTATTTAAAGGAATTGGTCGACTTCGACCTGTTCAAACTGACTCCCGGCGAAGGCAGACTAGTTCTAGGGTTTGGTCGTGCCTACGAGGTGTCCGGAGAATCGCTTAAGGACATCGGCTATGTTGGCGGAGGCGGGCACCGTTCCAAATGA
- a CDS encoding tripartite tricarboxylate transporter permease: protein MEILNAFQHVLSPYPLMWIVVGVAGGIFVGAIPGLGGGMLMALTVPLTFSMDSTNAVLLLMGMHVGSVSGGLISATLLKMPGTPSAMMTTFDGYPLAQKGQPGKALSLGIGASLFGGIVSGIFLIALAPPLSHLAHKFGPWEYFTMVLMAVVLIASISQGSMLKGLMAALLGLLAAMPGLNESDGQLRLTYGFESMDDGFNLLPVLLGIFVMSQIIKDALEINKKGISISMAKTDRIFPKFREWKQHIFNILRSSCIGTWVGILPGIGASISSMVAYGIAKTFSKKPEKFGTGHDEGIVAAESANNANAGGALIPLITIGIPGAPVDAILLGAMIMHQIQPGPLLFQTNGDLVWSLMTGYIIANIVMFLIMVFSARGLAKVININRAYLIPIVFAFCLIGAYAPSNRMFDVWVVIGFGVLGFILDRAKFPLGPFVIGYVLAGIMESELRSGLQMSEGSFVPMITRPIAASFTIVSVAFLIYSVYQEWSSRKRGTMDDATAE from the coding sequence ATGGAAATTTTGAATGCGTTCCAGCATGTTTTAAGCCCCTATCCGCTTATGTGGATAGTCGTCGGTGTCGCCGGCGGCATTTTTGTGGGGGCGATACCGGGCCTCGGAGGCGGAATGCTCATGGCTCTTACCGTGCCCCTCACTTTCTCCATGGACAGCACGAACGCGGTTCTGCTGCTCATGGGTATGCACGTGGGTTCCGTCAGCGGTGGATTGATCAGTGCGACCTTGCTCAAAATGCCCGGAACCCCATCCGCGATGATGACGACATTCGATGGCTACCCTCTTGCCCAAAAGGGACAGCCCGGCAAGGCCCTCAGCCTTGGTATTGGAGCCTCGCTTTTCGGCGGTATTGTCTCAGGCATATTTCTGATCGCCCTGGCACCACCTCTTTCACATCTGGCCCATAAATTTGGCCCTTGGGAGTACTTCACGATGGTACTCATGGCCGTGGTGTTGATCGCCTCCATCAGCCAAGGCTCTATGCTAAAAGGCCTGATGGCTGCCCTCCTCGGGCTCCTCGCTGCGATGCCCGGATTGAACGAATCAGACGGCCAGCTCCGCCTCACGTACGGTTTCGAATCTATGGATGACGGATTCAATCTCTTGCCCGTCCTGCTCGGGATTTTCGTCATGAGCCAGATCATCAAGGACGCCCTGGAGATCAACAAAAAGGGGATTAGCATATCGATGGCGAAGACCGACCGCATCTTCCCAAAATTCAGGGAGTGGAAGCAGCACATTTTCAACATCCTCAGATCCTCTTGCATCGGAACGTGGGTTGGGATCCTTCCCGGAATTGGAGCTAGCATCTCCTCAATGGTCGCCTACGGAATCGCAAAAACGTTTAGCAAAAAACCAGAGAAGTTCGGAACCGGACACGATGAGGGAATCGTGGCTGCGGAATCCGCCAACAACGCCAACGCGGGAGGAGCGCTGATTCCCCTCATCACAATTGGGATTCCTGGAGCGCCAGTAGACGCGATTTTGCTGGGAGCAATGATCATGCACCAGATCCAGCCAGGACCCCTGCTTTTCCAAACCAATGGAGATCTAGTCTGGTCGCTAATGACTGGATACATCATTGCAAATATCGTGATGTTCCTCATCATGGTTTTCTCCGCTCGCGGACTAGCCAAGGTTATCAACATCAACCGAGCCTACCTCATTCCCATTGTATTCGCGTTCTGTCTGATTGGAGCCTACGCTCCTTCGAATCGCATGTTCGATGTCTGGGTCGTGATCGGCTTTGGCGTTCTCGGATTTATTCTGGACAGAGCGAAATTCCCACTTGGGCCTTTCGTCATTGGCTATGTTCTGGCTGGAATTATGGAATCTGAACTCCGTTCTGGTTTGCAAATGTCCGAAGGTTCCTTCGTGCCCATGATAACCCGCCCGATTGCCGCCTCCTTTACCATAGTATCGGTCGCCTTTCTAATCTACTCCGTTTATCAAGAGTGGAGTTCTCGGAAACGTGGCACAATGGATGACGCGACAGCTGAATAG
- a CDS encoding tripartite tricarboxylate transporter substrate binding protein: MALRNCNQSPNLLSAAFRSKRVLSALLSAIFVGSSAIGEFPEKPIKIIVPTNTGGEVDTLARIFQRAFQKHKILPVKTVVVNLDGAGGTIGTRRIKDSPPDGYTIGLWTPGIVTSKAMGIVSYDHTDFTVIGRSGYSKLGLGVLGSSRFDSIEMLVSESKKDPKSVKIATNIGLPVHLTPLMFAEGAGIELNFIQTGGGSKRLASILGQHTDLSLFSLLEFIKYESTGLKPLVFLSEERPPQFPDTPTAKEIGVDLVISDSRVWLAPKFTPGDRIEYITNALRKVMALPEIEKEFKSLGIHNEFGGPEIVHEFLDNMRERVTPIATRARNP, encoded by the coding sequence ATGGCCCTTCGGAATTGCAATCAATCCCCAAACCTGCTCAGCGCCGCCTTTCGGTCTAAACGGGTCCTCTCTGCTTTGCTTTCAGCAATTTTTGTGGGCAGCTCCGCCATCGGTGAGTTTCCAGAAAAACCGATAAAGATCATCGTCCCAACGAACACCGGAGGCGAAGTAGATACCCTTGCCCGAATTTTTCAAAGGGCTTTTCAGAAGCACAAGATTCTTCCCGTGAAAACGGTTGTGGTCAATTTGGACGGGGCTGGTGGCACCATTGGGACGCGAAGGATAAAGGATTCCCCACCAGATGGATACACGATCGGGCTTTGGACTCCTGGAATCGTCACCTCAAAGGCCATGGGCATCGTCAGTTACGACCATACGGACTTTACCGTTATCGGCCGATCAGGCTATTCGAAGCTCGGTTTGGGCGTTCTGGGAAGTTCACGTTTTGATTCCATCGAGATGCTGGTATCCGAATCAAAGAAGGATCCAAAGTCTGTCAAAATAGCCACCAACATCGGGCTCCCGGTGCATTTGACTCCCCTCATGTTTGCCGAAGGAGCGGGAATCGAACTGAACTTCATCCAAACCGGTGGAGGTTCAAAGCGGCTCGCATCCATCCTTGGCCAACACACAGATCTCTCTCTCTTCTCGCTTCTGGAATTTATCAAGTATGAAAGCACGGGCCTCAAACCGCTCGTGTTCCTTTCAGAAGAGCGCCCACCGCAGTTTCCGGATACGCCAACCGCCAAAGAAATCGGCGTGGACCTAGTCATTAGCGACTCCCGTGTTTGGCTGGCTCCTAAATTCACGCCTGGCGATCGCATCGAATATATCACGAACGCCTTACGCAAAGTAATGGCGCTTCCTGAAATTGAGAAAGAATTCAAATCCCTCGGAATCCACAATGAGTTTGGCGGTCCTGAGATCGTCCACGAATTTCTCGACAATATGCGCGAGCGGGTCACGCCCATCGCCACCAGAGCAAGAAATCCTTAA
- a CDS encoding tripartite tricarboxylate transporter TctB family protein, with protein MASKSRTPRLDLAVCGGLIALAVFILMGVKDIPPPFFDPVGSAAFPKYAAYLVIAFAIAIATRAYRSLNTEKPREAQGFISEPLLALSVVLIPCLYIASMQSGLLSYRIATVIFIFLLSSILARLEKRVMFSSAIIALVFGFGGQYLFTEVFYMDLPQ; from the coding sequence ATGGCTTCAAAATCCCGGACCCCTCGTCTTGACCTGGCCGTATGTGGTGGCTTGATCGCCTTGGCTGTATTCATATTAATGGGAGTAAAGGACATCCCTCCTCCTTTTTTTGATCCCGTCGGATCCGCAGCCTTCCCTAAATACGCCGCCTACTTGGTGATTGCTTTCGCAATCGCAATCGCTACCCGAGCGTACCGTTCGTTAAACACGGAGAAACCGAGAGAAGCCCAGGGATTTATTAGTGAACCCCTTCTAGCGCTATCCGTAGTTTTGATTCCCTGCCTTTACATCGCGTCAATGCAAAGCGGTCTGCTAAGCTACCGAATCGCCACAGTGATTTTCATTTTCCTTCTGAGCTCTATTCTCGCACGACTTGAAAAGCGCGTTATGTTTTCGAGCGCAATCATCGCATTAGTATTCGGTTTTGGAGGACAGTATCTCTTTACCGAGGTTTTTTACATGGATCTGCCCCAATAA